Part of the Palaemon carinicauda isolate YSFRI2023 chromosome 8, ASM3689809v2, whole genome shotgun sequence genome is shown below.
TTGTTTGGGTGTTCTTAATTCACTGTATTAGATTGAAAAACTATAACCATTTCGTAACATTACAAAGTCAAAGaaacttattctttttattttacctgACAGATCCTGGGATCGAGGCTCCCCGAGCAGGGAGGATCGCTCTGCTGGCAGTAATTGGTGATAGTGATGCAATCGGATCTGCCATTTCTCGTACACTTGGCGCTGTTTCTTTCGCAGTCCGAGTTTCTCCAAATCTACCGAAAAGATAACAGATATTATTGTTGGGGTCTCGAAAAAAATAAGGAGGAAACGAAGTCAGCTAGGTGAATCCGACCCATCATCTCGAGGTGGAAGTCGAGTTCTACGATTAACTTGGAAAAATTGACTAGCGTGGATGTAACTCAAGGGAGCATGGTTTCTCACATAAAAGATACAGACGAGGAAGCAGAAGCAgacgatatagaaaaaaaattaataatctctGTTCTCTTCATGCACTATAAGTTCCAGAATCTATTCAAATGAACAAGATGAGTATATTGCTACTGTAACGCTTCCAAATAACTTACGTACATTAAGTTGACTTTTGTAAAGAAGGGTAGTCTTCAGATTAACGATATTAAGCTTAAgaatattagagaaaatatatataaaaaagaagaaggATTGCATCAAGAATCATTTCCTCAAGTTCCCcatatataaaattagaattcttacTAATGATTATAATAGCaaagataataattttgatgaacCCTGTGAAAACTGACAAGGATAACTCAATAATGAGATGAAATTATTCCATGAAAGAAATTTTTGGTCACGAAGATTTTAGAGGCAGAAGTCATTGCGACCGTAAAGTTATTAGACTCTtggattaaaaagaaaactttgctCTATCAATTCCACAAAGAAGCAAAACACACTTTCATGAAGGAGAGAAATAGCGGTATTTGCCCAGAAATAACCAATTTCAtccaattgaaaaatatatattaataaattaaaaggattaagatatatatatatatatatatatatatatatatatatatatatatatatatatatatatatatatatatatatatatatatatatatatatatatatatatatatatatatatgtatgtatgtatgtatatatatatatatatatatatatatatatatatacatatatatatatatatatatatatatatatatatatatatatatatatatatatatatatatatatatatacaaatacgtgcACAAACCTACTATAAAAAATGTACTAGAAACCCTTCTAAATCCACTTACCTAAAACCGGAATTCTAAGCTTCTAATGGTTTTCTTGAGTcaacccccagagagagagagagagagagagagagagagagagagagagagagagagagagagagacttactctgcAGAGACTCGAATCTTCATCGGAATTGTCCCCACAATCGTTGTCTCCGTCACAGATGTATCTGATCCTGGTACAACGATCGCTGTTCTTACAGTGGATCTGGTCAGCCTCTGGGCAGGTGGCCTTAGCTTTAGGGAGTTAGAAAAGAACATCAGTTGAAATGACAATAATTGTACATATGAATAAACGTTCATGTCTTTGTTTATGTTCGTGATAATATAATTACTGGGGTATAACAGGATACATTACTACTGACATCATTGATAAGTGGGGCAATATCTAAGGTAAACTTGTAAAGGAAAAGTTACAGGAAGgctttatccaatatatatatatatatatatatatatatatatatatatatatatatatatatatatatatatatatatatgcgtgtgtgtgtgtgtgtgtgtgtgtgtgtgtgcgtatgtatatatgatgtatatatgtatgtgcatgcaaAATATTGtcagaaaataacatatttcatatatgtgtatgtattcataatgAAGGACTTCGACAGTAATTGAGTATTTTGTGGGTCCATGAcgagaaatgaaatatttcacatataaatgagttagtacatgtatgtaatataattattcataaattttagtcattaataagaaatagagagacaaataatTTTAGATGTAATTGTGAAGGAATAGACTAAATCACAGAGAGGCGTGAGAGTGAACGAGAGTAGGTATGAGGTGTTGTTAGAATTTCGCTGAGTGTTTATGAATTGTAGCCAAAACATTCCGCTATCGTTCTTGAATATTAGTGCTCAAAATGACTCATTGGGACGCGAACCAGTAGCTGAGAAACTAAGGAACTGTCACGTGATTCAGGAGAAGTTTGATTGACACGTCCAGATTAGCGTATATAAACCCCTGTAAACAGTGCTTGCCAGAAGATGTCAGTCTCCTTTTTCCAAGGATTGTTACGACGTCCAGTCATGGTGAGAAAAAGTGACATACAAACAAGtacaaaaaaaatactaaattacttTAATTGTTATCAAAATAGAGCTTTAGATAACCAATAAAAGAAAAACCCTTATTTTAATAGTACCTCATACTCCTTGTAAACAGCCACCCAGTTACTTATTACAAAATTATACTTTGTAAATAAACACTCGcagatattcaaaacaaaaactttCGGTAGTGTTGTCTTAATTTACACTAGGCAACTGCCGTCCTGAGGCaggatttgagagttgccacaggttttatttcccttcctacacaatatattacgattTGATAttgttggtgtgtatgtgtatgtatgttatgttttttcatcgtttatgtttctaatatgttaatataaaaccagttttaactgaaaataattacagtTCGCCCTTTTCCCTTGCAAAAAAGTTaaagtcagtctatggaaaggtTTCACAGCCGCTCAAGAGGCTTCAAGCTTGTAGCAGTTCTCAGGTTAACACGACGGAGGACGTCGAGCTTTCTCTCTCTTGGATGATGGTGAAAGCAGTTCACGAGGACCTAATCATCTAGCCGTCCTGCTGTGCCTACACTCCCTGCGAGGGCCTAGAGTTACCTGCTGGGCCTAGAGTCTTTGCGAGAACCTAGAGTCACCTGGTTGGGCCTATAATCACTTGGTTTGGGGGCCCCATTTTCGTGAAGAACCTAGATGTCATTTGCCTGACCTCAAGACATCTGATCAAGAAACTCTACGGGGATTTATTACACAATTTCAGGTATTAGTCTACTTTTATTTAGTGTCAACCAATTTATTGCAAGTCCAACAGTGAAGGAAAGAAAATGGCTAAGTGTATCTGTCACCCgcgttaataataacaataaacttcCGAGAGACTAATAGATTTGATCAAGTAACAGGCACTGAAAGATTTGAATTAACTTTAAATGGTTTTCTAGTATTTAAGATTTATTTCGTTGAATAAAAATGAAGGCGAATGTTTTTGGAGGCTTCACAACGTTGGTGGCAGACGTAAGAGAAAACCTTACTGTTGGATAATAACAGTGATTGAATTAATACTAGATTTATTTCAGATACCAGTTGAAGACACTGCAGAGTAAAACCCCCAAGAACAATTCGGGAAGTAGCAAAGTGAAGTGTAAAACATAAAGGAACAAAAAGATTATGTGAGTAGCCTACATGATTCGTTCACTCTGTTGTTTCTTTTGTATGATTAATTACGTCTCTCAATAGAATAGGAATTTAGGCATTTGTCTCTCATTTAGGagtaagaattttattattattttttgtccaATTTGTGATCTGAGTCTTGATAGCATATTTGACACGTTAAAACAATACCAGTTGAGATTAATGGCAGATAGACAATCACGAATTAGATCCTGAAGTGCTAGTGTAAGACGACGTCCAACTTTTCCTGGAAATCACAGTTCGAGTAACATAATTTGAGTCATTTAGGAACAAATATTGCCGACATGGATTATGCAGGAATAATCACACAAAACACCCGCTTTTGCGGAAATGTGGGTAAGGACAACCCAAATAAACAAATGCTAGAGAAGTATAATGtggataagtggttagctgatacagAAAGTAGGATCGCTAGCTTTAGAATAACTGATGAAGTAGCAAAAATCAAGCTGGCCATGCTGTTTGTGGATGTAGATGTTGGAGATGCTTACACTACATTAAATGGGAAGGCGTTTGAAAACATTACAAATTTCAGTGAGTTTAAGGAGGACTGTAGATTGTTGTGGCGATCGCCTAAAGAAAACGATCGATTATTGAATTTATATAGATTTGTGTCAGGTAAATTCGAAGGCGACTCCATGCATAGTTGGTGTACCCAGGTTCAggatcatttaggagtagttagggAAAATTTCCTGTCATTACCCAAGATCACTGTAAGAAACAGATCTCAATTTGCAGTTGATAATAACAAACTggtagatttagatgaaattttaacTTACATAGCTTATGGCCTCTTGTATGTAGcctttggtgaaaaagaaaggAGGGCCTTTAAAAAAATAGAGTTAGATCCTACAGAGAAAATCACGAGAACCTTGAGTAAGATTCAAAAGGAAATTCAGAAGGAGACCCAAATTGAAAAGGCCAACTTTTCGACGATTACAAATCAGAAGTATAATAACTACAGGGTAGATAAGAATGAAGGATTCAACAAAAACATGAATTACCCTAGATATCAGAATAACAAGCCCCCCTATAAGACAAATACATATAGAGAAAATGAGCAAAGCAGGGGAAATTATAATGGCACACATAAATCTAGGGGAAATTATCATCATAAGAATAGATATTGTAAGCATTGTCAAAggggaggtcacacagaccaagaatgttggtatcaatataagaaaaataataagtcCACATAAAGTACTCCTTGAAATACCCCTCAGGCAAAGGCAAAGGATAACTCAAATTCTACAAATAGTACTGAAGTAAAACAGGGTaccagaaagtgactagaagagcagacaAAGAGTCAAAGAAATAGGGAAACAAATGAtaggaaggatgttgcaggtaagGGAGGTTCATCCCCGGTGCAAGTAACATATTCCTCTTTCCGACAGCAGGTGCTACCAACAATAAATGTCAAGATACAAGGTAAAGAATgacttagtttgttagattcaggcaGTACTGTTAACATTATTGGACTCAATACATTGACTGATTATCTAAAAATTCCTATTTCCGCTATAAAGAGTGAGGACACGTTAGTTAAGGGGATAACTGTCAATTAAATCAAGAATGTAGGAACAATAGATTTAAACACTGAATTTTTGGAAAAGAAGTGCCAAGTGCCGTTTTTAGTTTTCCatgaagtagcatttcccgctagAGCTTTGATTTCCTTTGAAACAATACAACATTATGGAATCATTTTTCATTGAAAGGACAGAAGGTtaaatctaaagggaaataatcggGAAGtatgtttccaacttgttgatgacaagtctaCTACAAATCTGGCCAATTTGCAGGAGACCGCTTTGATAGTTGAAACAAACTCTGAACAAGAAAGGGAAATGGGAATCACTATAGAGCAAGAAGgcaaggagaaagaagaaaatttatcaATTGCATCTatgaaaaaacaagaatttactcctTGTGATGATAGGATACATACTATCGAaagaaaatgtcgacagagaatcttaTAGAACAAATAGAGAGGAATTCCTAAAAGTTTTGCTGTTAGGCAAATTGAACCCACATGATTTAAGGCACTTGAAGGAAACAGAATGAAATGAAGGAGAGGTAGATTCATGTTTTTATACTCAGTGATCCCGTTAGAGGAgaaagcattctttaccatagaaaGCATAGATGaacggatagatagagagatagaaaaCACAGTTTTCCAGAGTACAGAAATAGATCAATAGATATAGGCAAGGAATAGCAATTACaagtgataggttaggtaggacagAGGTGTTAAGACAAAATAATCCTGGATGATGGCGCCAACCTTTTCTCATACCTAATTATAGACTATCTATCAGCCAACGTCccatagtagataaaatgatagaagaaatgaatgaagaagaagTGGTCATACCATCTAAttcttataattctcccatgttgttaattctaaagaaagatggaagttacagattagttattgattatcgcaagttgaatgcgaacacagttcctgatagaatgccTTTGCCAGTAATAAATGATGTGTTGGCTCAATTAGGaagagcaaagatcttctcatccttagatttaCTAAGTGGATATTGGTAAGAGTCATTAGAGGAAGAatctaagccattaactgccttcagcactcACAAAGAAAACCTCAGAATTTCAAGTAATGACATTTGGACTAATAACTCAATTGACTTTAGTCAGATTagtgttacagatcttaggagacatcgAGAATGGGTCAGTTTATTTAGattatgtcattatatttagcaaggaTATAGAGAGCAATTTCAGAACATTAGTAATAGTTTTAGAACAACTAAGaatggcaggattaaagataaagattaagaaatgtcagtccttgaggaaatctttagaatatttaggacatgtaaTCAGTGCTGATGGACTGCGCatgcaaaaagggaaaataaaggctattgtggaatatcctgctacACAAacttgaaaggtgtaagaagattcttaggaatgataggatactatagaccatttatcagaaattttgctactatagctcgTTTTTGTCAGAATTAACGAAGAAGGATGTAGACCTTGACTGGAAAACAGAAAAAGGCGAGACTTTTCAAgctttgaaggagaaattaatcagTGATCCTATCTAAGTTTATCCAGACCTTAGTAAGGAGTTTtatttagcatgtgatgcttcCAATATAGGGATAGgagcagtttttttttaaagaaaactaaaccCGGAATGATAATGAGTATATTCTGTTTTACAAGAAGGATATTGCACCATTTTTGACTATGTTTAAAGCGTTTTTTATTGTGTTTGTTACCTTGGTAACCTATAATGTCGTGAGGCATATTCTTCTCAAGATATTAAATAAGATGAATGAGTTACTGTTGGTTATTGCTGGAAACCCAATGAATATGATTTATTGCATTTTGTTATGTATGTATTCTTTAAGAATCAAAGAAGCTGTCCGGGTGGTGTCAGATGATAACtcttattacatatatgtgtatgtattcataatgAATGACTTAGGCAGGTAATTGAGTATTTTGTGGGTTTGTgacaagaaataaaatatttcacagaTAGATGAGTTAGTAAATGTATGTAATAAAATTATTCgtaaattttattcattaataagaaatagagagacaaatgattTTAGATGTTATTATGAATGGATTAAATCAAAGAGAGACGTGAGAGTGAACGAGAGTAGGTAGGTATTAGAATTTCGCTGTGTTTATGAATTGTAGCCAAAGCATTCCGCTATTGTTCTAGAATATTCGCCTTGCTCATAATGACTTATTGGGACCCGAACCTGAAGCTGAGAAATAAAGGAACTGTCACGCGATTCAAAAGCTTGATACGTTCAGCTTAGCGTATAAAAAAAACCCTGCAAAATGGTGGCCGTTCTCTTAGTCAAGACGTTTACCAGGCTTTAACGGGCCTACGGTCTGACACGGTCTAGCAACCCTGCTGCTGTCCGATAGCCGCTAACCACGGACGAATGAAGTACATCCGGACCGATTAGCAGCTGAGTAAGGGAAAACACTTATCCCTTAACACGACGGAGGACTTCGAGCTTTCTCTCTCTTGGATGATGGTGAAAGCAGTTCACGAGGATCGAATCATCTAGCCGTCCTGCTGtgcctacactctctgcgagggcctagagtcacctgctgggCCTACACtttctgcgagggcctagagtcaaCTGCTGGGCCTACAGTCTTTGCGAGGGCCTAGAGTTACCTGGTTGGGCCTAAATTCTCTGCCAGGGCCTAGAATCAC
Proteins encoded:
- the LOC137645852 gene encoding uncharacterized protein codes for the protein MDYAGIITQNTRFCGNVGKDNPNKQMLEKYNVDKWLADTESRIASFRITDEVAKIKLAMLFVDVDVGDAYTTLNGKAFENITNFSEFKEDCRLLWRSPKENDRLLNLYRFVSGKFEGDSMHSWCTQVQDHLGVVRENFLSLPKITVRNRSQFAVDNNKLVDLDEILTYIAYGLLYVAFGEKERRAFKKIELDPTEKITRTLSKIQKEIQKETQIEKANFSTITNQKYNNYRVDKNEGFNKNMNYPRYQNNKPPYKTNTYRENEQSRGNYNGTHKSRGNYHHKNRYCKHCQRGGHTDQECWYQYKKNNKST